The window TCGTCCGCCCGGCCGTCCGCAAGCGCTTCCCGTCCGGTATCCCGGACGTCCCGCAACGCTTCGAACAGACTTCGTCCAACCCCTTGCCGAAGCCTTAGCCGAAGGTTAACGTCCCGCCACCGCACTGCGATTTCGAGCCGTAGCCGTACTCGAGACAAGGACGTCAGAATGTCGGCACTGAGCAACAGCAACTGGGACCGTCGATCCGTACTGCGAGCCGCCGCGGGCCTCGCCGCCCTCGGCCCGCTGGCCGCCTGTGGCGGCAACACCGGCCGTGAGGGCGGGGGCAGTTCGGGCAAGAACCTGACGCAGTACTTCCACGCGTACGGAGAGGCCGGCACCGAGCAGGCCATCAAGAAGTACGCGGCTGCCTACGACGGGGCCCGCGTGACCACCCAGTGGATCACCGGCACCAACTTCGAGAGCAAGCTGTTCTCGGCGCTGCTCACCAAGAACGCGCCCGACGTCTTCGAGTTCCACCCACAGATCCAGATGATCAAGAGCGGTCAGGTGGCGGACCTGTCCGACATCATGGAGCCGGTCAAGGACGACTTCAATCCGGCCGACATCGCCTCGCACACGATCGACGGGAAGATATGGGGCGTCCGCATGATCGACGACCCGCAGTTCTTCTACTACCGCAAGTCGATGCTGGAGAAGGCGGGGGTCGAGCCGCCCACCACGCTGGACGAGCTCGTCGAGGCCGCCGCGAAGCTCACCACGTCCAAGGTCAAGGGCGTCTTCCTCGGCAACTCGATCACCCCGGTGATGAACCCGCTGATCTGGTCGACCGGCGCCAACACCCTCACCGACAAGAACGAGATCGCCTACCACACGGACGAGGTCGCGGCCGGCCTCAAGAAGCTCCGCACGATGTTCAAGTCGGGCCACCTGCTGCTGGACGCCCCCGCGGACTGGTGGGACCCGTCGGCCATCACCCAGGGCCTGGTCGCGATCCAGTGGTGCGGCATGTGGGCGATGCCGGTGATCCAGAAGGCGCTCGGCGACGACGTCGGCATCATCCCCTTCCCGACCTCCGCGGAGGGCGGCAAGCCCGCGGTCACCAACGGCGGCTGGTCGATGTTCGTCAACGCCAAGAGCAAGAACGTCGACCTGGCCAAGGAGTACGTGAAGTGGCTGTGGATCGACCAGAAGAAGTACCAGGAGGACTGGTCCCTCTCGTACGGCTTCCACATCCCGCCGCGCACCTCGCTCGCCGAGTCCGCGACCAAGCTGAAGTCGGGTCTGCCCGCCGAGGGCGTCAAGCTCTTCAACGAGTTCGGCCACTTCGACAACCCGGCCTGGACGCAGGCCATGATCGTCGCGCTTGAGAACGTCGTCGCCGACACCGTGCGCAAGGGCGGCAACCCGGAGGCCGCGCTCGACAAGGCCGACAAGATCGTGAACCGCGAACTCAAGAAGCTGTTCGGATAGGTCACGGACGGATTCACGACATGTCGACCACCACCTCGAGCGGTGTCGCCAAGGACCGTGCCCCTGCCGGGACCCCCAAGGTCAAGCAGGGGCGCGGGGTCCGCGGCCGCACGCTCAACTTCTGGCTCTTCACCGGCCCGTTCCTGATCGGGCTCGCGGTCTTCGTCTACATCCCGATCGGCTGGAGCGCGTACCTCTCGTTCTTCGAGGCGCGCTACACGGTCACTCCCAGCACGTTCGTCGGCTTCGACAACTTCACGTACATGCTGACGAACGAGAAGTTCACGGACTCGCTCGTCACCTTCACCGTCTTCGCCGCGTTCATCGTGCCCGTCACCTGGGCGTTCTCGCTCGGCCTCGCGATGATGGTGAACCGGCTGCGGTTCATGCGGGCGTTCTTCCGGTCGGTGTTCTTCCTGCCGACCGCCGTCAGCTTCGTGGCCGCGTCCCTGATCTGGAAGATGTCCATCTTCAGCGGAGTCCGCTTCGGGCTGGCGAACACCGTGCTCGGCTGGTTCGGCGTGGAGAACATCGCCTGGCTGGCCAACCCCAATCCGCCCTGGTACTGGCTGGTCATCGTCACCGTACGCCTGTGGCTCCAGGCCGGCTTCTACATGATCCTGTTCCTGGCGGCCCTGCAGAACATCCCGCCGGAGCTGTACGAGGCCGCCGCGATCGACGGCGCCAAGCCGGGCTGGCAGACCTTCTGGTACATCACGCTCCCCCAGCTGCGTGCCACCTCGACAGCGGTGATCCTGCTGCTGCTCGTCGCCGCCTACCAGGCCTTCGACGAGTTCTTCAACCTCCTCGCCAAGACCACCTGGGGCCGTCCGCCGCTGGTCGAGCTGTACTACACGGCGCTCGGTGAGAACCAGGACTACGGCGCCGGCAGCGCGGGCGCGATGATCCTGACCGTGCTGATCTGCTGCGTGACCCTGCTCCAGGGCAAGTTCATGGGCTTCGGAAAGGGGGAGCAGGCCAAGTGACCACCACCGTGCCTCCCATCAAGGACACCAGGACCGAACCGGCCGCCACCACGCGCTCCGTGAAGAAGCGGACCGGCACCGCGGGCAGTGTCGGCCTCTACTTCGCGACGGCCGTCTGCGCCCTGCTGTTCCTCGTCCCCTTCTACCTGATCGTCCGCAACGCCCTGTCCACGGACGTCGAGATCACCGGCGAGAACTGGAAGTTCTTCCCCACCGACATCCAGTGGGGCAACTTCTCCGAGCTGTTCGACGACCCGACGGTCCCCTTCGCCCGTTCCCTGTGGAACTCCACGGTCGTCGGCGTCCTGCACACCGTCGGCACCCTGCTGGTGTGCTCGCTCGCGGGCTACGGTCTCGCCCGTATCCCGTACAAGCACGCCAACAAGATCTTCTACGTGGTCCTCGTGACGCTGATGGTGCCCACGGCCGTCACCTTCGTGCCCAGCTTCGTGCTGGTCTCGTCGCTCGGCTGGGTGTCGAGTATGCAAGGTCTCATCGTTCCGGGGCTCTTCAGTGGTTTCACCTGCTTCCTCTTCCGGCAGTACTTCCTGGGGTTCCCCAAGGAACTGGAGGAGGCGGCGCGGGTGGACGGGCTCAGTTACTGGGGTTCGTACTGGCGTATCGTCGTGCCCAACTCGCTGAACTTCTTCGCCGCGATCGCGACCATCACCTTCATCAGCGGCTGGAACGCCTTCCTGTGGCCCCTGGTCATCGGTCAGGATCAGGAGGCGTGGACGGTGCAGGTCGCCCTCTCCTCGTACATGACGAACCAGACCGTCAACTTCCATCTGATCTTCATGGCCACCGCAATTTCCATCCTGCCCCTGGTGCTCGTGTTCCTGTTCCTCCAGCGCTGGCTGGTGCAGGGGGTCGCGCAGACCGGCATCAAGGGCTGATCTAGGAGAACGATGTCTGTCCGCACCACCGCCCGCACGTCCTCGGTCTCTCCCGGCCAGGGGGGAGCCCCGTCCGCCGGCTACGTCGAGGACGTCTCGCCCGGGAGCGGCGCGCTGCCGCCCCGGGCGTGGT of the Streptomyces aurantiacus genome contains:
- a CDS encoding carbohydrate ABC transporter permease, whose protein sequence is MTTTVPPIKDTRTEPAATTRSVKKRTGTAGSVGLYFATAVCALLFLVPFYLIVRNALSTDVEITGENWKFFPTDIQWGNFSELFDDPTVPFARSLWNSTVVGVLHTVGTLLVCSLAGYGLARIPYKHANKIFYVVLVTLMVPTAVTFVPSFVLVSSLGWVSSMQGLIVPGLFSGFTCFLFRQYFLGFPKELEEAARVDGLSYWGSYWRIVVPNSLNFFAAIATITFISGWNAFLWPLVIGQDQEAWTVQVALSSYMTNQTVNFHLIFMATAISILPLVLVFLFLQRWLVQGVAQTGIKG
- a CDS encoding carbohydrate ABC transporter permease, coding for MSTTTSSGVAKDRAPAGTPKVKQGRGVRGRTLNFWLFTGPFLIGLAVFVYIPIGWSAYLSFFEARYTVTPSTFVGFDNFTYMLTNEKFTDSLVTFTVFAAFIVPVTWAFSLGLAMMVNRLRFMRAFFRSVFFLPTAVSFVAASLIWKMSIFSGVRFGLANTVLGWFGVENIAWLANPNPPWYWLVIVTVRLWLQAGFYMILFLAALQNIPPELYEAAAIDGAKPGWQTFWYITLPQLRATSTAVILLLLVAAYQAFDEFFNLLAKTTWGRPPLVELYYTALGENQDYGAGSAGAMILTVLICCVTLLQGKFMGFGKGEQAK
- a CDS encoding ABC transporter substrate-binding protein, producing MSALSNSNWDRRSVLRAAAGLAALGPLAACGGNTGREGGGSSGKNLTQYFHAYGEAGTEQAIKKYAAAYDGARVTTQWITGTNFESKLFSALLTKNAPDVFEFHPQIQMIKSGQVADLSDIMEPVKDDFNPADIASHTIDGKIWGVRMIDDPQFFYYRKSMLEKAGVEPPTTLDELVEAAAKLTTSKVKGVFLGNSITPVMNPLIWSTGANTLTDKNEIAYHTDEVAAGLKKLRTMFKSGHLLLDAPADWWDPSAITQGLVAIQWCGMWAMPVIQKALGDDVGIIPFPTSAEGGKPAVTNGGWSMFVNAKSKNVDLAKEYVKWLWIDQKKYQEDWSLSYGFHIPPRTSLAESATKLKSGLPAEGVKLFNEFGHFDNPAWTQAMIVALENVVADTVRKGGNPEAALDKADKIVNRELKKLFG